In Prunus dulcis chromosome 1, ALMONDv2, whole genome shotgun sequence, the following are encoded in one genomic region:
- the LOC117615583 gene encoding uncharacterized protein LOC117615583 gives MCKVFAMTLQGAAQDWFHTLLSGLINNFKKLAYVFTKEYTSYQMIKKNPDHLYNLGKKPDKSFRAYIKRFKAKKVNIVGYDNRIASSAIKKGLPAEHELYRELTITPSQTLVEVFTTVERYAFWDDDRIASKMSTEHEDLPTK, from the coding sequence ATGTGCAAAgtgtttgcaatgactttGCAAGGAGCAGCTCAGGATTGGTTCCATACCCTGCTATCAGGGTTAATCAACAACTTCAAGAAGCTTGCTTATGTTTTTACCAAAGAGTACACTTCTTACCAGATGATAAAAAAGAACCCTGACCACTTGTACAACCTAGGCAAGAAGCCCGACAAATCCTTTCGAGCTTACATCAAGAGATTCAAAGCCAAAAAGGTCAACATCGTAGGATATGATAACCGAATCGCATCCTCTGCAATCAAGAAAGGTCTTCCAGCAGAACACGAGTTATACCGTGAGTTGACTATCACTCCCAGCCAGACTCTGGTAGAGGTTTTCACGACTGTGGAACGCTACGCGTTCTGGGATGATGATCGAATCGCCTCGAAGATGTCTACTGAGCATGAAGATCTGCCGACTAAGTGA
- the LOC117615593 gene encoding uncharacterized protein LOC117615593, translated as MITTFFKKYGIKQHLCTPRYPQGKGQAEASNKIILDFFKKRLKGAEGKWVDELPGILWAYRTKQRSIGETPFSLAYEIEVIIHPHVTVPSIGIEVGSIEQNSNQMRLNLDLPEGEREKAIVQVASYQQLLKSYYDKRAKIRQCQPGDLMLRKTFITAQRQGSKKMKPNWEGRYVISRSRARGSYKLDTIKGRRFCDNGMPATSKYTIHDASSYLLSLQQMTEHCRSLKKRSNCWNFRFLY; from the coding sequence ATGATCACTACCTTCTTCAAAAAGTATGGGATCAAGCAGCATCTATGTACCCCAAGATATCCTCAGGGCAAAGGCCAGGCCGAAGCAtccaacaaaataattttggattttttcaaGAAGAGATTAAAGGGAGCCGAAGGAAAATGGGTAGATGAGCTCCCTGGAATACTATGGGCTTATCGCACCAAGCAAAGATCAATTGGCGAAACTCCGTTTTCCCTTGCCTATGAAATTGAAGTAATCATTCATCCTCACGTCACTGTGCCGTCTATAGGCATTGAAGTGGGCAGCATTGAGCAGAACTCCAACCAGATGAGGCTCAACCTTGACTTACCTGAAGGCGAGCGCGAGAAAGCCATTGTCCAAGTCGCCTCCTATCAACAGCTGTTGAAGTCTTACTACGACAAAAGAGCCAAGATCAGACAGTGTCAACCGGGCGACCTTATGCTAAGAAAGACCTTCATCACTGCACAAAGACAAGGGTCTAAAAAGATGAAACCTAATTGGGAAGGCCGTTACGTGATCAGCCGGTCCAGGGCCAGAGGAAGCTATAAACTTGACACCATAAAGGGAAGGAGATTCTGCGACAATGGAATGCCTGCAACCTCCAAATATACTATCCATGATGCTTCCTCCTACTTGCTCAGTCTCCAACAGATGACTGAGCACTGCAGATCTCTAAAGAAGAGAAGCAACTGCTGGAATTTTCGATTTCTTTATTAA